One Curtobacterium sp. BH-2-1-1 genomic region harbors:
- a CDS encoding IclR family transcriptional regulator: protein MGDTRTGTVGRAFAILGCFDDRHPTLTLSELARRCGLPVNSTLRIARSLVAEGALERRGDGRFTIGLRLYELSSLAPRGVGLRQASLPYLQDLHDLTGQHAMLSVREGDEAVLVERVSPKRGTRSVDYRVGGRMPLAATGGGLVLLAFAPDEVQERAITTFDVRTSVDEVTSAVELRRYLSAVRRTGAAVGSQRSPRALVAAGAPIRDASGVVAALSIVMPAGHAEPSTVVPALHACARAITRDATR from the coding sequence GTGGGCGACACTCGCACGGGGACGGTCGGTCGGGCCTTCGCGATCCTGGGGTGCTTCGACGACCGCCACCCGACGCTGACGCTGAGCGAACTCGCGCGTCGCTGTGGCCTGCCCGTCAACTCGACGCTGCGGATCGCACGGAGCCTGGTCGCCGAGGGCGCCCTCGAACGCCGGGGCGACGGCCGGTTCACGATCGGGCTGCGCCTGTACGAACTGTCGTCCCTCGCCCCGCGGGGCGTGGGGCTCCGCCAGGCCTCCCTGCCGTACCTCCAGGACCTGCACGACCTGACGGGACAGCACGCCATGCTCAGCGTCCGTGAAGGGGACGAGGCGGTCCTCGTCGAGCGCGTCTCGCCCAAGCGCGGGACCCGGAGCGTCGACTACCGGGTCGGCGGCCGGATGCCCCTCGCGGCGACCGGCGGCGGACTCGTCCTGCTCGCGTTCGCGCCCGACGAGGTCCAGGAGCGTGCGATCACGACGTTCGACGTGCGGACCTCGGTCGACGAGGTGACGTCGGCGGTCGAGCTCCGCCGGTACCTGTCGGCCGTCCGTCGGACGGGTGCCGCCGTCGGTTCGCAGCGGTCCCCGCGTGCGCTCGTCGCGGCGGGTGCGCCGATCCGGGACGCCTCGGGCGTCGTCGCGGCCCTCTCGATCGTGATGCCGGCCGGGCACGCCGAGCCGAGCACCGTCGTGCCCGCGTTGCACGCGTGCGCACGGGCGATCACGCGCGACGCGACGCGCTGA
- a CDS encoding nuclear transport factor 2 family protein, which produces MDDVTDISQLVLRERQGRDRGRWDRMRDAWEPDGRVRISWFDGNARDFVAGSIAMAAGGTAATHRMSPPVVDLLGDRAIVAAPAVIEVRAGLGGAEVDLASRVRLLYRARRTGTGWRLAAMTCVYESDTVTPTVPGTVPDLSSVAVDDRRPSYRWLATVLGASGHRIADDLPGTDRPGSVEAVEAAEQDWLDSHDRDDRDGDRA; this is translated from the coding sequence GTGGACGACGTCACCGACATCAGTCAGCTCGTGCTGCGCGAACGCCAGGGGCGGGACCGCGGGCGGTGGGACCGCATGCGTGACGCGTGGGAGCCGGACGGCCGCGTGCGCATCAGCTGGTTCGACGGCAACGCGCGGGACTTCGTCGCGGGGTCGATCGCGATGGCCGCCGGTGGGACGGCCGCCACACACCGGATGAGCCCGCCGGTCGTCGACCTCCTCGGTGACCGCGCGATCGTCGCCGCACCGGCGGTCATCGAGGTCCGCGCCGGACTGGGCGGCGCCGAGGTCGACCTGGCCTCGCGCGTCCGGCTGCTGTACCGCGCACGCCGGACCGGCACCGGCTGGCGGCTGGCCGCGATGACGTGCGTCTACGAATCCGACACGGTGACACCGACCGTTCCCGGCACCGTGCCGGACCTGTCCTCCGTCGCGGTCGACGACCGTCGGCCGTCGTACCGATGGCTCGCGACGGTCCTCGGGGCGAGCGGTCACCGCATCGCCGACGACCTGCCCGGCACGGACCGGCCCGGGTCCGTCGAGGCGGTGGAAGCCGCCGAACAGGACTGGCTCGACAGCCACGATCGCGACGACCGGGACGGAGACCGCGCATGA
- a CDS encoding amidohydrolase family protein, which produces MSRYVTAPTADHDVVIRDVTVVDPLDGTATAGQDVRFTGATIASVSATSQTGTAAGQQVVDGRGRFLVPGFADMHAHPLNSPDDVDGAYALMLANGVVGFRQMSGSPALLAARAAGALPAPLGAPELLATPGDLLTPVNASTAEAAVATVRDQHAQGADFVKAALVGRDAFLAALAEAGRLGVPLAGHLPNDVDPREASRGGMRAIEHLGPGATVFAATSSREAEVRSAVGAARTPKIPTVRLPGMDRVIGRVIRGIVVNPATRTSDSSARALTLADDTFDEEAAQELAALFVEHETWQCPTLVRLHTQQFPNAPEHRHDDRRRYIAPGELRSWDRSGRKFAGLPTETRDALESHWAAQLRLVGLLAGAGVPMLAGTDADGAAGVIPGFALHDEFGYLADAGLGPLQILRTATSDAARFLGLETETGRLAPGSRADAVLLAADPMTSHTALGRIDGAVRAGSFWDRSALDGILERVAGAPGAR; this is translated from the coding sequence ATGAGCCGCTACGTCACCGCACCCACTGCCGACCACGACGTCGTCATCCGCGACGTCACCGTCGTCGACCCGCTCGACGGGACCGCCACGGCCGGGCAGGACGTGCGGTTCACCGGCGCGACCATCGCGTCGGTGTCCGCCACGTCGCAGACCGGGACGGCCGCGGGCCAGCAGGTCGTCGACGGACGCGGCCGGTTCCTGGTGCCGGGCTTCGCGGACATGCACGCCCACCCGCTCAACTCCCCGGACGACGTCGACGGCGCCTACGCACTGATGCTCGCGAACGGGGTGGTCGGGTTCCGCCAGATGTCCGGCTCGCCCGCCCTGCTGGCAGCCCGTGCCGCGGGTGCACTGCCCGCACCGCTCGGCGCTCCGGAACTCCTCGCCACGCCGGGAGACCTCCTCACCCCGGTGAACGCGTCGACCGCGGAGGCCGCCGTCGCGACCGTCCGTGACCAGCACGCCCAGGGTGCCGACTTCGTCAAGGCGGCCCTCGTCGGGCGCGATGCGTTCCTCGCAGCACTCGCTGAGGCAGGTCGGCTCGGCGTCCCGCTCGCAGGACACCTCCCGAACGACGTGGACCCGCGCGAAGCGTCCCGAGGGGGCATGCGAGCGATCGAGCACCTCGGGCCCGGCGCGACCGTGTTCGCCGCGACGTCGTCCCGCGAGGCCGAGGTGCGATCCGCGGTCGGAGCGGCTCGCACGCCGAAGATCCCCACGGTCAGGCTGCCGGGCATGGACCGCGTCATCGGTCGGGTGATCCGCGGCATCGTGGTGAACCCGGCCACGAGGACCTCGGACTCGTCCGCCCGCGCGCTCACGCTCGCCGACGACACGTTCGACGAGGAGGCCGCCCAGGAGTTGGCAGCGCTCTTCGTCGAGCACGAGACCTGGCAGTGCCCGACCCTGGTCCGCCTGCACACGCAACAGTTCCCGAACGCGCCGGAGCACCGACACGACGACCGTCGCCGCTACATCGCACCCGGGGAGCTCCGCTCGTGGGACCGGTCCGGCCGGAAGTTCGCCGGCCTCCCGACGGAGACCCGGGACGCCCTCGAGTCGCACTGGGCGGCCCAACTGCGCCTCGTCGGGCTCCTGGCCGGTGCGGGCGTCCCGATGCTCGCCGGGACGGATGCCGACGGTGCCGCGGGGGTGATCCCGGGCTTCGCGCTCCACGACGAGTTCGGGTACCTCGCCGACGCCGGTCTTGGACCCCTGCAGATCCTCCGGACGGCGACGTCCGACGCGGCGCGGTTCCTCGGGCTCGAGACCGAGACCGGACGCCTGGCACCCGGGTCACGGGCGGACGCGGTGCTGCTCGCCGCCGATCCGATGACGAGTCACACGGCGCTGGGGCGCATCGACGGCGCGGTCCGGGCGGGGTCGTTCTGGGATCGATCGGCGCTGGACGGGATCCTCGAGCGGGTGGCGGGGGCGCCGGGGGCGCGCTGA
- a CDS encoding IS3 family transposase (programmed frameshift) has translation MVKAYPEEFRRDVIAVARKGETSVRQVAKDFGVSESCLARWLRLADRDDGINVAAVPSAKAVEQAELRDAQKRIRLLEQENEILRRAAAYFAQSPTPKMIYPLVLELADDRIPVAVACRVLGFSKQAFYRWRADPVTDRDWADAHLTNAAIDAHRDDPTFGYRFIADDLHAAGHRASERRVWRLCSQQRLWSLHAKKRGLNRKAGPPVHDDRVRRAFTAPDLDKLWLTDITEHPTGAGKLYLCAIKDACSRRIVGYSISDRMRSSLAVAALQMAISRRNPSGTVIHSDRGSQFRSKKFVRALSDAGLLGSMGRVGACADNAAMESFFALLQKNVLNRKRWSTREELRLAIITWIEATYHRKRRQRGLGKLTPIEYETIINPQAALAA, from the exons ATGGTGAAGGCGTATCCGGAAGAGTTCCGCCGTGATGTGATCGCGGTCGCCCGGAAGGGCGAGACGTCGGTGCGGCAGGTCGCGAAGGACTTCGGTGTGTCCGAGTCCTGCCTGGCCCGCTGGTTGCGGCTCGCGGACCGCGACGACGGCATCAATGTTGCAGCGGTGCCGTCGGCGAAAGCGGTCGAGCAGGCGGAGCTGCGGGACGCCCAAAAGCGGATCCGGCTGCTTGAGCAGGAGAACGAGATCCTCCGCCGGGCGGCCGCGTACTTCGCCCAGTCGC CAACTCCCAAAATGATCTACCCGCTGGTCCTCGAACTCGCCGACGATCGGATCCCGGTCGCGGTGGCCTGCCGGGTGTTGGGCTTCTCGAAGCAGGCCTTCTATCGGTGGCGTGCCGATCCGGTGACCGATCGAGACTGGGCGGACGCGCACCTGACCAACGCAGCGATCGATGCGCACCGCGACGATCCGACGTTCGGATACCGGTTCATCGCCGATGACCTTCATGCTGCCGGCCACCGAGCATCAGAGCGGCGGGTGTGGCGGCTGTGCTCGCAGCAGCGGCTGTGGTCGTTGCATGCGAAGAAGCGCGGCCTGAATCGCAAGGCCGGGCCGCCAGTGCACGACGACCGGGTCCGGCGTGCGTTCACGGCACCAGACCTCGACAAGCTCTGGCTGACGGACATCACGGAGCACCCGACCGGTGCGGGCAAGCTCTACCTCTGCGCGATCAAGGACGCGTGCTCGCGGCGCATCGTCGGCTACTCGATCAGCGACCGGATGCGGTCCTCACTTGCCGTCGCGGCTCTGCAGATGGCGATTTCCCGCCGGAACCCGTCAGGGACAGTCATCCATTCGGATCGGGGCAGCCAGTTCCGTTCGAAGAAGTTCGTCCGGGCGCTATCGGACGCCGGGCTGCTCGGATCGATGGGGCGCGTCGGCGCGTGCGCGGACAACGCGGCGATGGAATCGTTCTTCGCGCTCCTGCAGAAGAACGTCCTCAACCGGAAGCGATGGTCCACCCGGGAGGAACTCCGGCTGGCGATCATCACCTGGATCGAAGCGACCTACCACCGGAAACGGCGCCAACGAGGTCTGGGGAAATTGACCCCAATCGAGTACGAGACGATCATCAACCCACAGGCCGCACTCGCGGCCTAA
- a CDS encoding GNAT family N-acetyltransferase, which produces MQHNDVTLTWRSIISDEELADLTAAHGGSPESGWWDRVSPRSLGWVAGRGPGGELVGFVNVAWDGADHAFLIDTKTHPTYQHQGLGTAVVRCAVEAVRAAGCEWLFVDYGEDMVPFYEGACGFLPTRAGLVHLR; this is translated from the coding sequence ATGCAGCACAACGACGTAACGCTCACCTGGCGATCAATCATCAGTGACGAGGAGCTAGCAGACCTCACCGCAGCACATGGAGGGTCGCCCGAATCCGGCTGGTGGGATCGGGTAAGCCCGCGCTCCCTCGGTTGGGTCGCGGGCAGGGGCCCCGGTGGTGAGCTGGTCGGCTTCGTGAACGTCGCTTGGGATGGTGCGGACCACGCGTTTCTCATCGACACGAAGACACACCCGACCTACCAGCATCAGGGCCTTGGAACAGCCGTCGTCCGCTGTGCCGTCGAAGCGGTTCGCGCCGCCGGCTGCGAGTGGTTGTTCGTCGACTACGGCGAGGACATGGTGCCCTTTTACGAGGGGGCCTGCGGCTTCCTACCCACCCGCGCCGGACTCGTGCATCTGCGCTGA
- a CDS encoding NUDIX domain-containing protein: MPASQYVRLLRERIGSSYLLLPGVTAVIRDDDRFLLARQRDSGRWSLIGGGIEPGEDPRAALLREVREELGVGSDVIRIIGAYGGATLENVYPNGDQVGYVTVAYLCSLHTSSFLLDEDEVLETRWATLAELTELDHHEWIDQVLTDAAR; this comes from the coding sequence ATGCCGGCTTCTCAGTACGTTCGATTGCTGCGCGAGCGGATCGGGAGCAGCTACCTGCTCCTCCCGGGCGTGACCGCGGTCATCCGAGACGACGATCGGTTCCTCCTGGCGCGGCAGCGCGACTCCGGACGATGGAGCCTGATCGGGGGCGGCATCGAGCCCGGCGAGGACCCCCGCGCGGCGCTGCTGCGCGAAGTGCGAGAAGAACTCGGTGTGGGCAGCGACGTCATCCGGATCATCGGGGCTTACGGCGGCGCCACCCTCGAGAACGTCTACCCCAACGGCGACCAAGTTGGGTACGTGACGGTGGCGTACCTCTGCTCACTGCATACGTCGTCGTTCCTTCTCGACGAGGACGAAGTGCTTGAAACCCGGTGGGCGACTCTCGCCGAACTCACCGAACTCGATCATCACGAGTGGATCGACCAGGTGCTGACCGACGCCGCCCGGTAG
- a CDS encoding MFS transporter, whose translation MPRKTVRRVVVATSIGTVIEYFDFALYGAATALVFGPLFFPNNDPVISTMASFGVFAAAFVVRPIGGIIASNIGDRIGRKPILIATITLMGIATVITGLLPTYDSIGVWAPILLIFTRILQGLGAGAEYAGAATAVSEFAPRRHLAFLTSFGQASQGLAVASATGLFALLSLLPTETLHDWAWRIPFLGSAVIFAVAIYIRRHLDETPEFKKDLGLEQEAQKKIKVPVLEAFRQVPGRVIAGFLCGSGINVAGYLINTFSISYIVNTLGMSPVVGTVAVVAGTGLAFFTIPLLGALADRVGVPKLFVASAVAMIIYIIPMFQLLETRVPGLVILAVMIGYGVIQAGALASQAAFMTDLFPTHYRFSGIAIGRELNVAFLGGTTPLIATALIAGAGGAYTPVIIFVIVVQVLAVIGIIWGTVLRGRRTHEELTTDTYGVRVVADES comes from the coding sequence GTGCCACGAAAGACAGTCCGACGGGTCGTCGTCGCGACGTCCATCGGTACCGTCATCGAGTACTTTGACTTCGCGCTCTACGGTGCCGCCACGGCGCTGGTCTTCGGACCGCTGTTCTTCCCGAACAACGATCCGGTGATCAGCACGATGGCGTCGTTCGGCGTGTTCGCGGCGGCGTTCGTCGTCCGGCCGATCGGCGGGATCATCGCGTCGAACATCGGCGATCGGATCGGTCGCAAACCGATCCTCATCGCCACGATCACGTTGATGGGCATCGCGACGGTCATCACCGGCCTCTTGCCCACGTACGATTCGATCGGCGTCTGGGCGCCGATCTTGCTGATCTTCACGCGGATCCTCCAGGGGCTCGGCGCTGGCGCCGAGTACGCCGGTGCTGCCACTGCGGTCAGCGAGTTCGCTCCACGCCGCCATCTTGCGTTCCTGACGAGTTTCGGTCAGGCTTCCCAGGGCCTCGCGGTCGCATCGGCCACCGGGTTGTTCGCACTCCTGTCGCTGCTGCCGACGGAGACACTGCACGACTGGGCCTGGCGCATCCCGTTCCTCGGCAGCGCCGTGATCTTCGCCGTCGCGATCTACATCCGTCGTCACCTCGACGAGACGCCCGAGTTCAAGAAGGACCTCGGCCTGGAGCAGGAAGCTCAGAAGAAGATCAAGGTCCCCGTGCTCGAGGCGTTCCGACAGGTCCCTGGCCGTGTGATCGCTGGTTTCCTCTGCGGCTCGGGAATCAACGTCGCTGGGTACCTGATCAACACCTTCTCCATCAGCTACATCGTGAACACCCTCGGCATGTCGCCCGTTGTTGGAACCGTCGCCGTCGTCGCCGGCACCGGACTCGCGTTCTTCACGATCCCCCTCCTCGGGGCACTCGCCGACCGAGTGGGCGTCCCGAAGCTGTTTGTCGCGTCGGCCGTGGCGATGATCATCTACATCATCCCGATGTTCCAGCTGTTGGAGACTCGCGTGCCAGGTCTCGTCATCCTCGCGGTGATGATCGGGTACGGCGTCATCCAGGCAGGCGCCCTCGCCAGCCAGGCGGCATTCATGACCGATCTGTTCCCGACGCACTACCGCTTCTCCGGTATCGCGATCGGACGTGAACTCAACGTGGCCTTCCTCGGTGGCACCACGCCGCTCATCGCGACTGCCCTCATCGCCGGTGCTGGCGGCGCATACACCCCGGTGATCATCTTCGTGATCGTTGTGCAGGTGCTCGCCGTGATCGGGATCATTTGGGGCACCGTCCTCCGCGGCCGTCGCACGCACGAGGAACTCACGACCGACACGTACGGCGTGCGGGTCGTCGCCGACGAGTCATGA
- a CDS encoding sugar phosphate isomerase/epimerase — MTTNNTKGHDFTMNAATSPIAANLGQIGYRADDGGHVVDAPAAEWARTLRSLRKLGIEQIDPTDMWVPLGDLRDDRRAEFSRVLADEGLSIPSISLTRHSIVDPEAGDANLETVHRYLDIAPEFGASVVNIGFMEALTEEQKTALWFWLADGHQDDKALRPKAVERVRELADHAASNGLLLSLEMYEDTFLGTPDEAVAFVQDVDHAAVGLNPDIGNLVRLHRDIEDVEAMFEKVLPMSNFWHVKNYSRDHDPATGAYATSPQPLKYGYINYRKVFGRAIELGFDGVICCEHYGADSIGVVAENMAYVRDVLDYWS, encoded by the coding sequence ATGACCACCAACAACACGAAAGGACACGACTTCACCATGAACGCCGCAACCTCACCGATCGCCGCCAACCTCGGCCAGATCGGCTATCGAGCCGACGACGGTGGCCATGTCGTCGACGCGCCGGCAGCCGAGTGGGCACGCACGCTGCGCTCTCTCCGGAAGCTCGGTATCGAGCAGATCGACCCGACTGACATGTGGGTACCGCTCGGGGACCTGCGCGACGATCGCCGCGCAGAGTTCAGCCGGGTCCTCGCCGATGAGGGTCTGTCGATCCCCTCGATCTCGCTGACCCGGCACTCGATCGTGGACCCGGAGGCGGGGGACGCGAACCTGGAAACGGTGCACCGGTACCTCGACATCGCACCCGAGTTCGGCGCATCGGTCGTCAACATCGGCTTCATGGAGGCCTTGACCGAGGAGCAGAAGACCGCTCTGTGGTTCTGGTTGGCGGACGGACACCAGGACGACAAGGCGCTTCGACCGAAAGCCGTCGAGCGTGTCCGGGAACTCGCCGACCACGCTGCGAGCAACGGGCTCCTCCTCAGCCTGGAGATGTACGAGGACACGTTCCTCGGGACCCCGGATGAAGCGGTCGCATTCGTCCAGGACGTCGACCATGCGGCGGTCGGCCTGAACCCGGACATCGGGAACCTGGTCCGACTGCACCGCGACATCGAAGACGTCGAGGCCATGTTCGAGAAGGTCTTGCCTATGTCGAACTTCTGGCACGTGAAGAACTACTCCCGTGACCACGACCCGGCGACCGGCGCGTACGCGACGTCCCCGCAGCCGCTCAAGTACGGCTACATCAACTACCGCAAGGTCTTCGGGCGGGCTATAGAACTCGGGTTCGACGGCGTCATCTGCTGCGAGCACTACGGGGCGGACTCGATCGGCGTCGTCGCCGAGAACATGGCGTACGTCCGCGACGTGTTGGACTACTGGTCGTGA
- a CDS encoding hydroxypyruvate isomerase family protein, producing the protein MSIVPGPADGAVVNLSTVYRDLPLPDRAAAARSDGWERVESWWDFDHATPPADDVEAFASSIDSAGLELVAINSHGGDRAAGERGLASLPYRVDEFRASIDGLRVLADRLGVRTFNVAAGNRDLRYTTREQRDTAIANYRWCVDVVGSFGGTVLIEALSVDGDPDYPFRTGDDVVEFLSEADLTDRGIGFLFDTYHLASNGVDLVAAWQSLAPHVRHLQLADVPGRGEPGSGTLDFDAFLGEVRASGYTGAISLEYMRASV; encoded by the coding sequence GTGAGCATCGTTCCCGGGCCAGCAGACGGCGCCGTCGTCAACCTCTCGACGGTGTACCGCGACCTGCCGTTGCCCGATCGTGCCGCGGCGGCGCGGAGCGACGGTTGGGAGCGGGTCGAGTCGTGGTGGGACTTCGACCACGCGACCCCGCCCGCGGACGACGTCGAAGCGTTCGCCTCGTCGATCGATTCGGCCGGGCTCGAGTTGGTCGCGATCAACTCACACGGCGGTGACCGCGCGGCCGGGGAGCGGGGGCTGGCGTCCCTGCCCTACCGAGTCGACGAATTCCGCGCGAGCATCGACGGGCTCCGGGTCCTGGCGGACCGGCTCGGCGTCAGGACGTTCAACGTGGCCGCCGGCAATCGTGATCTGCGGTACACGACCCGAGAACAACGAGACACGGCGATCGCGAACTACCGGTGGTGCGTGGACGTCGTCGGGTCGTTCGGCGGCACCGTCCTCATCGAGGCGCTCAGCGTCGATGGCGACCCCGACTACCCGTTCCGCACAGGAGATGACGTGGTCGAGTTCCTGTCCGAAGCCGACTTGACGGACCGCGGGATCGGTTTCTTGTTCGACACCTACCACCTCGCCAGCAACGGCGTGGATCTGGTCGCCGCCTGGCAGTCCCTCGCACCGCACGTTCGGCACCTGCAGCTCGCCGACGTCCCGGGCCGCGGCGAACCTGGCTCCGGCACGCTCGACTTCGACGCGTTCCTGGGTGAGGTGCGAGCGAGTGGTTACACGGGCGCGATCAGCCTCGAGTACATGCGGGCCTCGGTCTGA
- a CDS encoding alcohol dehydrogenase catalytic domain-containing protein: MRAIIKTEPATGASFVTDFPEPTVGDNDVLMEVKAASVCGSDREFYEWGETAQGFPMEFPRVLGHEGSGVVLAVGSAVTRVKVGDRIALDSHAACGTCFMCTTGRPSNCQHMRLLANDLDGVFAERVAVPESLVFKIPDSMSFETATLLEPSGVAWHAIQRSGKDIAANVVLVSGCGPIGLLIVKFALMLGATEVIATEPNDYRRGLAEELGATVFSPGTEVLEYIDRKHAHRGGVDVAFEVSGVAAAYPTLFDAVRRNGQVVSVGHAGKPISLNISQYINKKEITLHGIYGRALWDTWEELSALIESGRVDLEWLITHRMPLGELGPVIDLLSGEANKVILYPGQTA, encoded by the coding sequence ATGCGTGCCATCATCAAGACTGAACCTGCAACTGGCGCTTCGTTCGTCACGGACTTCCCGGAGCCGACCGTCGGTGACAACGACGTGCTCATGGAGGTGAAGGCCGCCTCTGTGTGCGGTTCCGACCGTGAGTTCTACGAGTGGGGCGAGACGGCCCAGGGATTCCCGATGGAGTTCCCGCGTGTGCTCGGCCACGAAGGCTCAGGGGTCGTCCTCGCGGTCGGCTCCGCAGTGACGCGGGTCAAGGTGGGGGATCGCATCGCTCTCGACTCGCACGCCGCCTGCGGAACCTGCTTCATGTGCACGACCGGCCGTCCGAGCAACTGCCAGCACATGCGACTCCTCGCGAACGACCTCGACGGCGTCTTCGCCGAACGAGTTGCCGTGCCTGAGAGCCTCGTGTTCAAGATCCCGGACTCGATGTCGTTCGAGACCGCGACCCTTCTCGAACCATCGGGCGTCGCCTGGCACGCCATCCAGCGCAGCGGGAAGGACATCGCGGCGAACGTGGTCCTGGTGTCGGGCTGTGGGCCGATCGGCCTGCTCATCGTCAAGTTCGCCCTGATGCTCGGTGCGACGGAAGTCATCGCGACGGAACCGAACGACTACCGGAGAGGCCTCGCTGAGGAGCTCGGGGCGACGGTCTTCTCACCCGGGACCGAGGTGCTCGAGTACATCGACCGGAAGCACGCGCACCGCGGCGGTGTCGACGTCGCGTTCGAGGTTTCCGGTGTCGCAGCCGCCTATCCGACGCTGTTCGATGCGGTTCGTCGGAACGGGCAGGTCGTGTCCGTGGGACACGCGGGGAAGCCGATCTCCCTCAACATCTCCCAGTACATCAATAAGAAGGAGATCACGCTGCACGGGATCTACGGGCGGGCGCTCTGGGACACATGGGAGGAACTGTCCGCGCTGATCGAGTCGGGTCGAGTGGACCTCGAATGGCTCATCACGCACCGGATGCCCCTCGGCGAACTCGGTCCGGTGATCGATCTTCTCAGCGGCGAAGCGAACAAGGTCATCCTCTACCCTGGCCAGACCGCCTGA
- a CDS encoding GntR family transcriptional regulator: MILEQLTEGRWKPGQRLSIEALARDFEVSPTPVREALVSLEQYGSIQYFANRGYVVADPPSAEQFGELIDARQLLEGAALSRAFEEWSGFVVDLRSSHAVHADAVSAIDAEDGVDYAHILHYFNADAEFHASFFRHARNRYLTSMRRNLGWDALRMRQTWAHGPERVDAGEALAEHSEILRRVEEHNHDGALRALSVHLENVRTRSGGK; the protein is encoded by the coding sequence ATGATCCTCGAGCAACTCACAGAAGGGCGGTGGAAGCCCGGACAGCGGTTGAGCATCGAAGCGCTCGCCCGGGACTTCGAAGTGTCTCCGACACCGGTCCGCGAGGCGCTCGTCTCGTTGGAGCAGTACGGTTCGATCCAGTACTTCGCGAACCGCGGGTACGTCGTCGCAGATCCCCCGTCGGCCGAACAGTTCGGGGAACTCATCGATGCCCGTCAGCTGCTCGAAGGTGCCGCACTCAGCCGGGCGTTCGAGGAATGGTCGGGCTTCGTCGTCGATCTGCGGTCTAGTCACGCCGTCCACGCGGACGCGGTCAGCGCCATCGACGCAGAGGACGGCGTCGATTATGCGCACATCCTGCACTACTTCAACGCCGACGCGGAGTTCCATGCGTCGTTCTTCCGGCATGCACGCAACCGGTACCTCACGTCCATGCGTCGCAATCTCGGTTGGGATGCGCTCCGGATGCGCCAGACCTGGGCACACGGCCCGGAGCGGGTCGACGCCGGCGAAGCTCTCGCCGAGCACTCCGAGATCCTCCGACGGGTGGAAGAGCACAACCATGACGGGGCGCTCCGGGCTCTGAGCGTCCACCTCGAGAACGTCCGCACCAGATCAGGAGGAAAGTGA
- a CDS encoding flavodoxin family protein — protein MSDSSGSIVVAYHTGYGHTAVLAEAVARGAADRSAVVTRIDVSTLSDADWDALDGADSIIFGAPTYMGGASAEFHKFAELTGGRFFRSAWADKLAAGFTNSGSKSGDKSNTLGFFQALAAQHHMIWINLALPAGWNFADKSEDDLNRLGFWQGAAGQTHNDLAPEAMHPSDIETAEHLGRQVARQTEIFIAGRRAVNVAAVPDTEYV, from the coding sequence ATGTCCGATAGCTCGGGATCGATCGTCGTCGCCTACCACACCGGTTACGGCCACACTGCAGTGCTCGCTGAAGCGGTTGCCCGCGGGGCGGCAGACCGCAGCGCCGTTGTCACCCGCATCGATGTCAGCACGCTGAGCGACGCCGACTGGGACGCTCTGGATGGGGCGGATTCCATCATCTTCGGCGCACCCACGTACATGGGTGGAGCGTCCGCCGAGTTTCACAAGTTTGCTGAACTGACGGGAGGGCGCTTCTTCCGCAGCGCTTGGGCCGACAAGCTCGCGGCAGGCTTCACCAACTCCGGATCCAAAAGTGGTGACAAGTCGAACACGCTTGGATTCTTCCAGGCGCTCGCAGCGCAGCACCACATGATCTGGATCAATCTCGCGCTTCCCGCGGGCTGGAACTTCGCGGACAAGTCCGAAGATGACCTCAACCGCCTCGGCTTCTGGCAAGGTGCCGCCGGCCAGACGCACAACGACCTGGCCCCCGAGGCCATGCATCCCTCGGACATTGAGACAGCCGAGCACCTCGGGCGACAGGTCGCTCGCCAGACGGAAATCTTCATCGCCGGTCGACGCGCTGTCAACGTTGCCGCAGTGCCGGACACCGAGTACGTGTGA